The Tenrec ecaudatus isolate mTenEca1 chromosome 11, mTenEca1.hap1, whole genome shotgun sequence region AAACTTCGATGAGGAGGACCGCCTTGAATTGGGCGCAGCAGACCTCTCTCAGAAGTCAGTGGTGACTGAACCTGGCTCTCTGGGTACCATTGTTTATCTCACTCATCCCTGGTTACAATTTGTTCCATAAAATGTCTTCACTACCCTCCATCGTGGCTAAAAAGCTGTTGGAGCTAGCTGGTCCGTTTCTGGACCCCACTGGGTCCAAAGCTTGCGGAGGCCAAGATGCTCACTTAGCACTGGGAAGGCCAGACCACGTCAGACTCGTAAGATGCCAGCTTCAGCGGCTAGGGCATCAGTGGGGCTCCTTAAGGTTTCcagccaatgtcttccttcaccgagGCTGGCGGTCCTctacctgatgttccttaaaACACTTGCTCCACGCTGGTTTTTGGTGCCAATATGGCACCTGTAAGGCAGCATGGGTGTTTAGCTtgtccatcaggtcgcagcctgatgacctccctTGGAGGTGCAACGGAGAGGGCGGCAaccctctgccttccctttcctgctcgcCAGCCACCGAGAGCTGCAGGCGCCCCACGATGGTCGCACCAATGTTGGACCCATGCGACTGCAGTGACCAGCCCGTGacattcctgcactctgcatcactgcatgcggCCGCATGGGTtagaagagggacttacggactactatcagacttacagactttgaGTCGGaccagactgggatgttttcttgatacagacTTGATACAAAGCTCCTATACATGCGTGACACTGGGACGTTTCTCGAGTCAAAGAAAAACCTTTTGTGGTAATGGGTGAACAACTCTTAGAACGAGTCAATTCTGTATTTGGATTACATCctaagggggcaggggtgggcggCTGTTGTTTTAGGTCTACCAGTATTCTCATATTTTGTTGTAACGTTTTGGTGACTTGGAAACATGTCCACTTGCACTTGTCAAAAACTCGCTATTAGCCAGACCTCAACGTTGCTTTTCCAGGGCACAATTAGTGTTTGGTTAAGTGCCCCGAGAACGGCAAGCGCATTAGAGAGCtttgtctgcagccacctgaTCACAGGTATGGTTAAACGTGTTTTCTTCGGAGTAAGCCCATGTGCGTGTGAAACCTATTTGGTGATTTTACTCTATCTAAACCATACACATTGGGCCCTGAGGTCTTATACTTTAGTCTAAGCAGTACACCAAAGGGAAACTGGCTCCGTTTCATAAAGCAAACATTAAAATaaggaccaaactcactgccactgagccaattacATCTGCTAGCAAGCCGACAGCAAACTGCCCCTAAAGGTTTCTGAAGCTGATCTGGACCTGAAAAGTGAATCTCAGACTCGGCCCCGGCAGTCCAATGCCTGCCTATTGCACTATCGAACGCGCATCAATGACAGCTAAGGAAACATTTTATCAAACAGCTTTTAGTTTCTAAGCACAAAGGTGTCTTGTCCAACAGAGATTTCTGTCTGCTGCTAAATCCTCAACACCCAAATATTTTTTAGGGTGAATAAACCACAGTGGATCAACTCAAAACAACAGATCAAAGATTTATTGGTAGAAATAGATCTCTAGTACATACTTTGTTTATATAAAGTGAACATTCTCTTAaaggttttcattattattttggccTCCATGTGAACTTAACTTGTTATCTAAGCATCTGGTTCTTTTTagactttaaattttaaaattagagaAACCATGCATATTATGTACCTTACTTAACCCGAGGGATTGTTTGCACTTTCAAACGTTACCAAAATAGGCTGAACTCAAGTTATATAACCTCTATGTTctaaaattccatttttcatttCTGAATAAAGAACTACCCGATCAACGTGACATATTGCTTGCTTGCTAAGAAGTCAGATTGTCAGACTCGCTTCATTCAGTAAGGTCTATTTCATGACATTTTAATCTACTTCCTCCCAGAGATGAACTTTGTCAATGTTTAACGTGCCATCTGCAGATACAGCCCCAAAACTTAAATAAATACCCAACTGGTAGTATTTAGATTAGCTATTTTAACTTAAAAATCACCTCTTATATGTACAAGAATGGTGTGTGCTGCATATTAAACATTTCAAGTAAGCTAGCTACACTTCGTAAACCTCCAGCCAGACattctttcatgaaaaaaaacaaatggaaggCTTTTTTGGACATCTGTGCCCGGACAACGCCCAAGTACAATGCTGTCCTATTAAGAAAAGGAAGGTTGGTTTCTCAACCCACTGGATTCTGCAGATACAAAAGTGCTTAGCTTGACAAAAttaccaaaataaaaacattttcaagGTTATTTGGTTCGAGCAGGATGAATTCTGCTGTACTTTTAGGTCATTGAACGTCTGCATTGTCAACTTATAGAAATCTCTTTTCAACGAATTAAAAaaagcacacacatatacacacaaaaataGTTCAAACTGTATAATCTGTTCACTTTCCCCCTGGTCCGTGCATCACAGGCCAGTCAAGGAGATGCTTGAGAAGCCCACACCAGGGTCACCCACTGTTTGCGACGCCAGTCCCTAAGACCGGCTGCCGACAGATGGGACATGTGCAGTTCTCGGACAGCCAGCGGTCGATGCAGTGGATGTGGAACTCGTGCATGCACGGTAGCCGCCTGAGCTTGTTGCCAGCGACGTAGTCGCTGATGCACACGCTGCAGACCTTACTGAGCTCGCCTTCAGTGCTGTTGTGTTCGTAGTTCCGGGTGGAAAGATTGTCGATCTGCTCTTTGGTTAAGCCCCGCACTCGGTCGTCGTCTTCATCTTCATTGAGCAGAAAGAAGTGAGCCAAGCGAAGAATAGGTAGTGTTCCGGTGTCAACGAAAGTGTGCGCATGTCTCGACAGCCTGTCCCCTCTCCTGTCACTGCCTTGAGCATGATGCTGGGTGGAGTTTCTTGCACCCAGCATCCCAGGACTGTCTCCCCGGGGTGGAGGGGACCCTTCACTGCGCTGGCTGCTTCCGCTCGCTATGCCGGAGTCACTAGAGCCTGAGGATGGCTCTGGGAAACTCTGCCTGCCTCCGCTCTCGGTCTCTGCCTCGGATTCGGTCTCCATCAGAGAACTCAGTTCTCCAAAGCCCGTCATGATCTGCCTTAAAATGGACCGGAGCGCCACAGACGACGGCTCCGCCAGCTCTGCCTCGGAGACCCTGCGGAGCGGGACTGTTATGGTGCTGACGTAAGTGCGAACCCCTGACCGCTCCAGGCGGGAAATGGTGCGGCGAAAGCCCCCGCTATTGTTTTCCAGCGTGACCGTGTTTCCTGCCAGGCCTGCTCTGGAGCGAGTTCTATTGGCAATACTGTCCCGGTCTCGGTTCTCGCCAGGCCGGATCCTTCGGACTTGAAGGTCCAGAGTGATGGTGGGGTGTCGCCGTGCTGTGGCTGCAGGTCTCCTGGCTTCTCCTTCTTCCACGGTTATCCTGGACACCAGTCTTGAATTAGAGAAGGGGGTGCGTGGGGCACTTTGGGATTCTCTATCTCGCTCTGAGAAGACGGGCGTTGCACCCCTCCTCCTAACAGACCTTCTCAGAGAATGCTGGGGAGGCCGGCTTTGCCTTTGGGAATTTCTGGGAGTGGAGCTGCTCTGTCTCTGAATGGGTGACCGGCTTCGACTGCTAAAGGAAGACCGTAACCTGATGGGCTCTAATCTTTGGTTTGTATTCCTCACAGTAACGTTCGTTCTTGCCCCGTTCTCCCAGACATGTGCTGCTCCAAACCGCTGTCCCTCCCTTTGCCTGAGTTCACTACCCTCCGCCTGGTACGTGTGATCACTGCCATGATCACGGGGAGCACGGCTCCAAGGAAGGCCAATGGGCCGCCCTGCCCTACTTCTCAACCTCCCTGACATGGAGTGGGAGGCGTCCACCAAGTTCAGCTCCCCAGAACCACGCCTAGTCCTTGGTGTGGTGGAAGCACCACTCCGGCTTCCCACCGAGGTTTGGCTTCTGGTCCTCCGCGCCACAGGGCTGCTTGATCTTGAGGGTCTCGTTCTGGGAGCATGGTCTCCGCTGACGTCCACAGCTGGAGCGCCCATCTCATCATCTTCACGGGCTTCTAATCCTCCATCCTCATGGTTGATGTGGATTTCCAGACTAAACCGAAACTCCCCACTGTTGGGGTTGGTTCGACTCACGGCTCTCCAAGTTTGGTTCCCATTGTGGCCACTTCGAGTGGCATTGCCAGTCCGACGAAAGGTGTTCAACCATTCTAACAGCGAGTCTTCATTTGCATTTTCTCTGTGGACTTCGGACTCTGGAAAAGAACACAAAGATGGATTCCTAAAAACTAAAGGACAAAAGAAGtgttttcaaaaaataaattatagccaaacaaactaaacccATCGCCagttaattctgacccacagcagccctaGACAGGGCTTCCAAGGTTGTGCGTCTgtgcagaagcaggcagcctcaactttgtcccaaggagtggctggtgggtttgaactgccaacctgacctgtggttagcagtccaccactAACCTGACAGAATCACCAAGGCATAAATTAGATTAAGAACAGACTTAAGAAATAGCAAAACAGCATGCAAGGAACTTCTTAAAAGAGAAGTATGTACTCTAAGCTAGTCATAAAACTTTATGCATTTCCTCACTGCTGTCAActtatttctgactcacagtgagaacAGAATagtccttttgggtttccaaggctgtaaagatttcacaggagcagaaagctgcatctcCTGAATTACAATCACTTTGTAGACATTTGTGGGCCCAGGTTCCCTCCTGAAGGTTCTATATAGGATTCGCAAAGAAACCCTGGTCGTGTGGTGTGCTCAGCATTGATTGGGCTGGTagccacaaggttgatggttcaaacccaccaggttgcTTTGAGAACAAACGATGAGGTAGTCtctttccctaaagatttacagtgtcaaaTATCCTAAGGAGCAATTATCTTttgtcctgagtcagaatcaacttgatggcggtggttTAGGTTGTTGAGAGTGATTATTGGCAAAATGGTGTGGCGAGTGAGAAATGTGCCAAGCACCAAAGCTGCCCATTCAACATGCTTTCTAACATATGGCAGTGTCAGTAACTGCAGTAGTGCGCTGTGTGCACATCTTCCTTCAGGAAGAACCAAACCAATCAGAAGCTTGTGGTGGTTTGGGAACATCAAAAATGCTATCCTATTTCACAGGAACTGCTAAAATGGGCACCTCGAGAATTCTGGCTTCCTAATATATATCACcatcgcatcatctttatgtgacACATGGACAGACCACTTAGTTCCTGACGCCTGCATTCTCATCTACAAATTGGAGATGGTAACAGTATCAGCCTCACAGTACTATGAGTGTAGACGACGGTAGTGTAGAGGACACAATCAGCAGAATACAATGCTGCCGCCCCATGCGGCGTCCCGGCTGTGGCCAGGGGTCACAGGCCAGGTTGCTCACTCCGCTGCAGGGGGAGTGagaggcagttctcttctgtcctacaggatgaCTGTGAGTCATGATCAACTTGATGGGAATGGCAACGAGGAGTATGTATGTACAACAAATGTGTTTTCTTTGCACCATGAGCGTGAGAGCTGGGAGGACAAGGAATTTTCTCGAGTTCCATTCACTGTTATCTCCAGCATCTAAAAAAAGTCTCTAATACAAATCAGGCTCTGCTAATATCTGTGTGAACAAATTTAGAAGTAAATGTGCCCCAGATGCACTTCTTTGACTTCAGATTTACATTTTTAAGCAAGTGTAAAGCCAATGGAATGTACTCTCACCCACAGAACCTATACAAATGTATACCCTAAAGACTATGCTACTCAAAAATATAGAAGGCAGAGTTAATTTAATTTCATTACTAAAATTTCTCTGCAAAAAAGATTTTTTTGAGCAGCAAAGGTCGAGCTGCTGGTGCCAAGTCACAGCAACCTTAGCCGCGACGAAGGCATCTTCTTTCACATACCACGCTCACGCGTGACAGCCACAAAGAGCAACATGTCCACATCCAGCCTCCAGGTCagctgggtggggagaggggcgggGTGGTTAATATCAAGACCAATAAACATTAATGAGCCTAAATAACACCTGCTTTGGATCTTAGAACTTGCTGGTTTGGGTATGTATGAATTCCCCACGCATTTCCTAAAATCATCCTACCATTTTCTACTGTGAGATACAGTCGCTGGGCCTGTGTCCAGATGCCGAGGTTCAATCACTCAGTGTGGGCACAGCCTTTGAGTGTGCTGCTGCAAGCGGGTACTCCCATCCCCTGATGGTTTCCCAATGGAATCTAGCAGGTTCCGACAATGGGGGGCCTCCTTTTGCATGGCAGCTGACACCCTGCTGTGGGCCCGAGTCTGCCTGGTCCCACAGTGGCTCCCTCCACCTGCTGTCCACTTGCCACATAGAGAAAGACTCCATTTTGTTTCTGTGTTAACTAGTGTCCACCGAGATCATCCCACGGGGctgggggcagcacaggaaaggaGACTGCAGCCCTTTGcctctcttccctgaatgctcacACGAGAGAAACGTTACTGTTATTatttgggttttcatttctttttttccttttatcttttatACTGTGGGTCTCCCTCCTTCCTGCTAGTTTTTaccccctctttcctcccagcctcttgctccccctcccccttttacCCTTTCCTGGAGCTATGATATGCGCAGTCTTCTGTGGGTGTGGATGTTACAAACTTTCACATTTTCTCAACTGAAATCAGCTGTTTGCTCAAACAAGGTGGGGTTTCCACTGGTTAATGCAGAGGTCTCCGCATAGTACACTATTCTATTTGCTGCTTCCCCCACAGACTCGTCAGTCTGGGAGTAGAAATCATGGCTCAGATGCTTTGTTAGATAAACCCTAACCCCCTCTGCCATGGAGTTGTAAGGTCTctttccgggactagatttcagcctcggtccttggctccgcgcgagaaaggtttcacgccgaagccaggctcgtgatccaagtgaatttaatgagcgttaaaagaagtttcagattttacacggcacccattaggattcctttgaccatgcggcctggcagagactgccccaggtcacacaaggatctctcccttcccaggaagacgaccagaccgcgCCCAAGCAAGACCCCCGGGTTTTCATTTCTTCATATAACTTTCTTTGTCCTTCATGAGTATAATTATAACTATAATGCACGGGGGCTTTAATAACTTCAGGGAAATGGgaacaaaaagatcatggaatttccccaccaCCCTGAGATGGCTGCTCCTAAGTGTAAGTGACTGCTGAGAAGGCACACCTCTGACAGAGCGCCAGGACGTGTGCTGACACCACACGCTGCTTAGTTAGGGTGGTTTTCAATACATACTGCTAGgaccaggagccctgatggccctGTGGACGGGGCAAACCCACgcatcactccctgggagaaggaggaagccgtctcttcctgtaaagatttgccgcCTCAAAAACCTGAGCGAGGGTGGCTATGAgcagaaatcaactcaatggcagtaggctgTGAATAAGAATTCACTATACTCTGGCTCAGGGTTTGCTTAATTCAAAGTCCAGACAAGACAAGCAACACTAACACGAAGAAACCAAAAGCAGCTGCCTGATTTTTAAGGCACCGTACCTGGCTCTGTAGTTCATGTCCTAGCAGCTAGATTCAGGACATAGTGTGGTCACCCTTAGAACAGGCCAGGCGAATTCTGACACAAACTGACTAGAGGACCACTTGCTGGTTACACTGGCAATGAACTTCACCGCATACTGCGTCAAGCTCCCTGACGGCAAACTACTCAAGCTTAAGGCCCTGCCCAGTGTGCCTGAGCACACTGCTTTGCATGCAGCACACTCCTGAGTACCATCCGCATGGGAGTCACATTAACTGGAActtgcacgcgcacacacacacggtacAAGATCCAAGAACTTCCCTTTCGCTActgctccacttaagcccctccccTGGAGGAGCATCCGCAGTACCTCTGGAGCTGGTCTCCCTTCTCCCGCTGCTCAAGTCGGGATGGGACGCTAGCTGCTCCTTGACGCCGTTCAGTCGCTGTTGTAGTTCTTCCGATGTTACTTCTCCTACAACAATAAAACATGGGAGTCCCTTTGAATAAACAACGTAAATGACCAAGTTTTGAGATCCCTCAGAGGTCACTGATTTTCAGCAACCTGAAGACCACCCCTTGTATGTCCTGTATGTTCTACAAATGAAGGCAGTAAAAGCCCCTCAACTGATGCAAATATTCAGAGCTGGCTTCGTTAAACTATATTAAAATAACTCTTGATGTGGATACTTGATAAAATGTTCTCAGGTGATCAGCTTTGGAATCAGAACTGTAACTTACTGAATTTTAGTGCAGTTAAAAAAATTGATTACCAAGGCAATATAGCTAGAGAAAACTCACAAACTACAGTTACTTCAATTTTATCCCATCCTTCATTCTATTAGATATAAACTAATTTTCAGTGAACTAATGCAAATTGAGAGTCCACTGGACTTTTGGGGAATGATTCAGCTCAATACATGATACCCATAAATGAGTTATAACTGGGTTTTAGATTACAATATTTTATCTGTATAAATGCTACTTAGCAATATCTAAGTTGTTATTAGTTTTACATTATATATTACAGTATAACATTAGCAAATGTTATATTTATTAGTGTATGCGGTTTTAACAGTGTTCCAGGCACCACGTATTTCTAAAATCTCAGtcagtgattttaaaaatctttatattGAAATAGTCCTTTAAAAGTCAcattcatccccttacagaaaggtcacaaggaaaagacgagccagacagggtgcaaggtagcactgttgaaacatacaactttcttctagttctttaatgcttcctcttcctactatcatgaccccaattctaccttacaaatcaggctagaccagagcatgcacactggtacagataagagctggaaacacagggaatccagcacagataaacccctcaggaccaatattgaaaatagtgaaaccaggaggggaaggggaaggtggggggagagggaactaatcacaatgatctacatataacactctTCCAggagggttggacaacagaaaagtgggtgaagggagacattggtcagtctaagatatgaaaaaataataaattataaattatcaagggttcatgagggaggagaaaaaaatgaggagctgataccaagggcttaagtagaaggaaaatgtttagaaaatgatgatggcaacatatatacaaatgtgtttgacacagtagatgtacgtatggattgtgagaattgtatgaacccccaataaaatgatttttttaaagtcacatTTAGGAGGTGGAGAAAAATtacacaaaacaagcaaacaacatctCATTTAGAAATTCTTCCTTTCAATGATGAAATAAGGCACCTGATCTCTGACCCATTTCTTACCacctgctgccactgagtcagttctgactcatggtgtagaactgctccttgaggttctgagactgaatcttacCAGGGGTCCCTAAAAGGTTATGGTCTCTCATTAACCGGTAATCTTCGTCACTAAGTTCATTAATAAACTGGTAGtaggcttcttctctgtggagaCGCTCTTGCTGCCACCTTCTCTCATCTTCACGAGGATTCTGGTCTGAAAGTGAGGCCTCTTCTTCATCACCTCCACCGTCCGTTGTAGATCTAGACTGACTCATTCTGAGATCGCTTGGCTTTCTGCACAAAGAACAAACTCAAATGTCATGGTCTCATTCATGGACTACGCATGGTTTTGAATTTTTAACCTTAACagtttttatgttttactttggcCTTTTCGTCTCACTCAAATACTTTGGTTGTCATGTTTTACCAGAatgtctgctaactgcaaagcaaaACACAATGGGACCTAGTTCTCTGCCTAAGTTCACCGTTGGGAGTCAGACTGGGCATGGTTTCACCACACATTTTCCCATAGCTGAATACCAAAGTGTTACCTGTACTTTTTACAGATAGCTCGACCACACATATAACATGCATATGCATAAGAAATgaattttgggggggggaggggctttgCTTGCCTTCCTCCTGGACCTTGGTGAGCTTGAAAGGGCGAAGAGAGACGGACAGAGGGCAGGTCCCTCTCCCTCTGAAGACGTGGTCAGTGGACAAGACACACAGCTGTACAGTGTTTTCATTCTGTGCAGAACTGGGGAGGAGGCAAGACTTAGGAAGGAATCAAGGCCTTGGGAGATGAGCAGGAGATTCCCCAAGATGGACGTTTTATCTTTCCCCACGTATAGATCTTAATAGGAGCTGATGGTAAAAACCTCTCCAAGAATCTTTATCCAAATCTAAAGCCTGCAGTCTTACATATGATCTACATGAGAACCTTATAAATAGTTTATGGAATCCCACTAGAGCATTTCTACACGATGGCAGTGAACGCCAAAGTCAAAGACCAAATTGAGAGTGAAGATTCAGAACTGAATTgaaggctgaagaaaattcaTTGAAAAGGCTCATGATTGTGGAAGAAGAAAAACTTGCCACAATACAATTCAACATAAATATGAAACATGAGGATATCAAACAGTACAGACGCACAGTAATTGACGACTACAATAAAGTTCAAGAAAAATGAGGTGCCATCTATCAGCGCATGATCACAATTAATCAAGAAATCCTAAAAATTACATTTGGGATCCAACAGCTAAAAGGTAGCATTAAAAGGGGAAAACTGCAATCTGAACTGAGAAATATTTCTCAACTTAAAGTCTTCTTTGGAGAAATTCCATGAGAAAACAGCAGAAGACTGTTAGGCTAAGCTATATGCGAAAATAGCTGAACTGGAGAGAAAGATGTTCAGAGTCTTAACCCGATTAAAACAAAACCACATTTCTGCTGTACATGGCTTGCCATCTTTTAATTATCAGTTCAGAAAGGGGATTGTTAAGTTGACGCTAAATGGGAATGGAAGATAAGGCTGGCTCAGTCCTTATTTATATACTGTGGTA contains the following coding sequences:
- the RNF6 gene encoding E3 ubiquitin-protein ligase RNF6: MSQSRSTTDGGGDEEEASLSDQNPREDERRWQQERLHREEAYYQFINELSDEDYRLMRDHNLLGTPGEVTSEELQQRLNGVKEQLASHPDLSSGRRETSSRESEVHRENANEDSLLEWLNTFRRTGNATRSGHNGNQTWRAVSRTNPNSGEFRFSLEIHINHEDGGLEAREDDEMGAPAVDVSGDHAPRTRPSRSSSPVARRTRSQTSVGSRSGASTTPRTRRGSGELNLVDASHSMSGRLRSRAGRPIGLPWSRAPRDHGSDHTYQAEGSELRQREGQRFGAAHVWENGARTNVTVRNTNQRLEPIRLRSSFSSRSRSPIQRQSSSTPRNSQRQSRPPQHSLRRSVRRRGATPVFSERDRESQSAPRTPFSNSRLVSRITVEEGEARRPAATARRHPTITLDLQVRRIRPGENRDRDSIANRTRSRAGLAGNTVTLENNSGGFRRTISRLERSGVRTYVSTITVPLRRVSEAELAEPSSVALRSILRQIMTGFGELSSLMETESEAETESGGRQSFPEPSSGSSDSGIASGSSQRSEGSPPPRGDSPGMLGARNSTQHHAQGSDRRGDRLSRHAHTFVDTGTLPILRLAHFFLLNEDEDDDRVRGLTKEQIDNLSTRNYEHNSTEGELSKVCSVCISDYVAGNKLRRLPCMHEFHIHCIDRWLSENCTCPICRQPVLGTGVANSG